One Micromonospora sp. WMMD1120 genomic region harbors:
- a CDS encoding DUF4229 domain-containing protein, with protein MSAALKYTLGRIGLFVAVLAALWLVDVDVFLKLILALAFSAALSFFLLRGWRNEMAEEMDTAAKRRRVEKERLRTALAGEDEPPQSPQSPQPTQPPPTNPTDPPR; from the coding sequence GTGAGCGCCGCGCTCAAGTACACGCTGGGCCGGATCGGGCTGTTCGTCGCCGTGCTGGCCGCCCTCTGGCTGGTCGACGTCGACGTGTTCCTGAAGTTGATCCTGGCCCTGGCCTTCTCGGCCGCCCTCTCCTTCTTCCTGTTGCGCGGTTGGCGCAACGAGATGGCCGAGGAGATGGATACCGCCGCGAAGCGCCGCCGCGTCGAGAAGGAGCGCCTCCGCACCGCCCTAGCCGGCGAAGACGAGCCCCCCCAATCCCCCCAATCCCCCCAACCCACCCAACCCCCACCCACCAACCCCACCGACCCGCCGCGTTGA
- the mqnE gene encoding aminofutalosine synthase MqnE, which translates to MDAGLKRELEAKVYAGERLSREDGIALYDSDDLAWLGRLAHHRRTELNGDRVMFNVNRHLNLTNVCSASCAYCSFQRKPGEKDAYTMRIDEAVRKAKEMEGEQLTELHIVNGLHPTLPWRYYPKVLRELKAALPAVKLKCFTATEVQWFEKISGLSADEILDELMDAGLESLTGGGAEIFDWEVRQHIVDHACHWEDWSRIHALAHSKGMKTPATMLYGHIEEPRHRVDHVLRLRELQDETGGFAVFIPLRYQHDFVDSADGKIRNRIQARTTMASPAESLKTFAVSRLLFDNVPHLKNFWVMHGLSVAQLSLNFGVDDLDGSVVEYKITHDADSYGTPNTMHREDLLHLIWDAGFQPVERDTRYNVVREYDKAPSLAERRAEPQQVWA; encoded by the coding sequence ATGGACGCCGGACTCAAGCGCGAGCTCGAAGCGAAGGTGTACGCCGGTGAGCGGCTGAGCCGGGAGGACGGGATCGCCCTCTACGACAGCGACGATCTCGCCTGGCTGGGGCGGCTCGCCCACCACCGGCGCACCGAGCTCAACGGCGACCGGGTGATGTTCAACGTCAACCGGCACCTCAACCTGACGAACGTCTGCTCGGCGTCCTGCGCGTACTGCTCGTTCCAGCGCAAGCCGGGCGAGAAGGACGCGTACACGATGCGCATCGACGAGGCGGTCCGCAAGGCCAAGGAGATGGAGGGCGAGCAGCTCACCGAGCTGCACATCGTCAACGGGCTGCACCCCACGCTGCCCTGGCGCTACTACCCGAAGGTGCTGCGCGAGCTGAAGGCGGCGCTGCCGGCGGTCAAGCTGAAGTGCTTCACCGCTACCGAGGTGCAGTGGTTCGAGAAGATCAGCGGTCTGAGCGCCGACGAGATCCTCGACGAGTTGATGGACGCCGGCCTGGAGTCGCTGACCGGCGGTGGTGCGGAGATCTTCGACTGGGAGGTCCGGCAGCACATCGTCGACCACGCCTGCCACTGGGAGGACTGGTCGCGCATCCACGCCCTGGCCCACAGCAAGGGCATGAAGACCCCGGCAACCATGCTGTACGGCCACATCGAGGAGCCCCGGCACCGGGTCGACCACGTGCTGCGGCTGCGCGAGTTGCAGGACGAGACCGGCGGGTTCGCGGTCTTCATCCCGCTGCGCTACCAGCACGACTTCGTCGACTCGGCGGACGGCAAGATCCGTAACCGGATCCAGGCGCGGACCACGATGGCGTCCCCGGCCGAGTCGCTGAAGACGTTCGCCGTCTCCCGGCTGCTCTTCGACAACGTGCCGCACCTGAAGAACTTCTGGGTGATGCACGGGCTCTCGGTGGCCCAGCTCTCGTTGAACTTCGGCGTCGACGACCTGGACGGCTCGGTCGTCGAATACAAGATCACGCATGACGCCGACTCGTACGGCACCCCGAACACGATGCACCGCGAGGACCTGCTGCACCTGATCTGGGACGCGGGTTTCCAGCCGGTCGAGCGGGACACCCGCTACAACGTGGTCCGGGAGTACGACAAGGCCCCGTCGCTGGCCGAGCGGCGCGCCGAGCCGCAGCAGGTCTGGGCCTGA
- a CDS encoding M14 family metallopeptidase — MALRTPIRFRRALVLAVVTGLGIVTVATAPVAARPAPDRTNEPVAAGYRVLGPRTLADRNAVARTGAAIDYSEHGVLHISATAAEAAAIGKLGFRLEPLAPPPNAERGAGEVGTSAFPPADSNYHDYAELTAVVNQVVADHPAIARKISIGTSYEGRDLMAVKISDNVGTDESEPEILFNAQQHAREHLTVEMAIYLLNLFTDSYGGDSRITNIVNSREIWIVPTVNPDGSEYDIATGSYRSWRKNRQPNSGSSNVGTDLNRNWSYNWGCCGGSSGSTSSDTYRGPSAFSAPETQALRNFVNGRVVGGVQQIKANIDFHTYSQLVLWPYGYTTANTAAGMNADQYNTFATIGQQMAATNSYTPQQSSDLYITDGDSIDWMWATHGIWAYTFEMYPGSSSGGGFYPPDEVIPAQTSRNREAVLILSEYADCPYRAIGKQAQYCGGGGGTTVWSDTFETATGWTINPSGTDTATVGAFERGAAQATTSSGAKQLTPYAGSNDLVTGRLAGSAAGDYDVDGGVTSARSPAVTLPASGTLTLSLASYLAHGSNASSADYLRVSVVHNGGTTALLTQAGAATNRNGSWAVANLNLTPYAGQSVRILVEAADASGASLVEAAVDNVTITSS; from the coding sequence ATGGCCCTCCGCACGCCCATCCGCTTCCGCCGCGCCCTGGTGCTCGCCGTCGTCACCGGGCTGGGCATCGTCACCGTCGCCACCGCCCCGGTAGCGGCCCGACCGGCACCCGACCGGACCAACGAGCCGGTCGCCGCCGGCTACCGGGTGCTCGGGCCCCGGACCCTCGCCGACCGCAACGCGGTGGCCCGCACCGGCGCCGCCATCGACTACTCCGAACACGGCGTGCTGCACATCTCCGCGACCGCCGCCGAGGCCGCGGCGATCGGCAAGCTCGGCTTCCGGCTGGAACCGCTCGCCCCGCCGCCGAACGCCGAGCGCGGCGCCGGCGAGGTGGGCACGTCGGCCTTCCCGCCCGCCGACTCCAACTACCACGACTACGCCGAACTGACCGCCGTCGTGAACCAGGTGGTCGCCGACCATCCGGCCATCGCCCGCAAGATCAGCATTGGTACGTCGTACGAGGGTCGCGACCTGATGGCGGTGAAGATCTCCGACAACGTCGGCACCGACGAGAGCGAACCGGAGATCCTGTTCAACGCCCAGCAGCACGCCCGTGAGCACCTGACCGTCGAGATGGCGATCTACCTGCTCAACCTCTTCACCGACAGCTACGGCGGCGACTCCCGGATCACCAACATCGTCAACAGCCGCGAGATCTGGATCGTGCCGACGGTCAACCCGGACGGCAGCGAGTACGACATCGCCACCGGGTCGTACCGCTCCTGGCGCAAGAACCGGCAGCCCAACAGCGGCTCGTCCAACGTGGGCACCGACCTGAACCGCAACTGGTCCTACAACTGGGGTTGCTGCGGCGGCTCGTCCGGCAGCACCTCGTCGGACACCTACCGGGGTCCGTCGGCGTTCTCCGCGCCGGAGACGCAGGCGCTGCGCAACTTCGTCAACGGCCGGGTGGTCGGCGGTGTGCAGCAGATCAAGGCCAACATCGACTTCCACACGTACTCGCAGCTGGTGCTCTGGCCGTACGGCTACACCACCGCGAACACCGCGGCCGGGATGAACGCCGACCAGTACAACACCTTCGCCACCATCGGGCAGCAGATGGCGGCCACCAACAGCTACACCCCGCAACAGTCCAGCGACCTCTACATCACCGACGGGGACAGCATCGACTGGATGTGGGCCACGCACGGGATCTGGGCGTACACCTTCGAGATGTACCCCGGCTCGTCCAGCGGCGGCGGCTTCTACCCGCCGGACGAGGTGATCCCGGCGCAGACCTCACGCAACCGCGAGGCCGTGCTGATCCTCAGCGAGTACGCCGACTGCCCGTACCGGGCCATCGGCAAGCAGGCGCAGTACTGCGGCGGTGGGGGCGGCACCACGGTCTGGTCGGACACCTTCGAGACCGCCACCGGCTGGACGATCAACCCGTCCGGCACCGACACCGCGACCGTCGGGGCGTTCGAGCGGGGCGCCGCCCAGGCGACCACCTCGTCCGGCGCCAAGCAGCTCACCCCGTACGCCGGCTCGAACGACCTGGTCACCGGCCGGCTCGCCGGATCGGCGGCCGGTGACTACGACGTCGACGGCGGCGTGACCAGCGCCCGGTCCCCGGCTGTGACACTGCCCGCGTCCGGCACGCTCACCCTCTCGCTCGCCTCGTACCTCGCCCACGGCTCGAACGCCTCGTCGGCGGACTACCTGCGGGTGAGCGTGGTGCACAACGGCGGCACCACTGCGCTGCTGACCCAGGCGGGCGCCGCCACCAACCGCAACGGGAGCTGGGCGGTCGCCAACCTCAACCTGACCCCGTACGCCGGCCAGTCGGTCCGCATCCTCGTCGAGGCGGCGGACGCCTCCGGCGCCAGTCTGGTGGAGGCGGCTGTGGACAACGTCACCATCACGTCCTCCTGA
- a CDS encoding ABC transporter permease, translating into MQLALVHARYQLLEIIRIPVAVFGSAFFPAAAMIFFVVPFAGDDAAGATFATASMVTFSVMSANIFQYGIGVAEDRDQPWNPYTRTLPAGPAPRFAGRVLAGLALTYLSLIPVTVIGATLTAAHLTALEFLLAAGTVAVISVPFTLLGLAIGYSLPSKAAIVVAQVLFLPLAFGGGLLSAPGDAPGFIETIAPYLPTRGAAELMWAAVGDYRVEPLALIMLAVWVALLAVLAAWAYRRDEGRRFS; encoded by the coding sequence GTGCAACTCGCCCTGGTCCACGCCCGCTACCAACTCCTGGAGATCATCCGGATTCCGGTGGCCGTCTTCGGCAGCGCCTTCTTCCCGGCCGCCGCCATGATCTTCTTCGTGGTGCCGTTCGCCGGCGACGACGCGGCCGGCGCCACCTTCGCCACCGCGTCGATGGTCACCTTCTCGGTGATGAGCGCCAACATCTTCCAGTACGGGATCGGCGTCGCCGAGGACCGCGACCAGCCGTGGAACCCGTACACCCGGACTCTGCCGGCGGGGCCGGCGCCCCGGTTCGCGGGCCGGGTGCTGGCCGGCCTGGCGCTGACGTACCTCTCGCTGATCCCGGTCACGGTGATCGGCGCGACCCTGACCGCGGCACACCTGACCGCGCTGGAGTTCCTGCTCGCCGCGGGAACCGTGGCGGTCATCTCGGTGCCGTTCACGCTGCTGGGGCTCGCCATCGGCTACTCGCTGCCGAGCAAGGCGGCGATCGTCGTCGCGCAGGTGCTCTTCCTGCCGCTGGCGTTCGGCGGCGGCCTGCTCTCCGCGCCCGGCGACGCGCCGGGGTTCATCGAGACGATCGCGCCGTACCTGCCCACCCGGGGCGCGGCCGAGCTGATGTGGGCAGCGGTCGGCGACTACCGGGTCGAGCCGCTGGCGCTGATCATGCTCGCGGTCTGGGTGGCGCTGCTCGCCGTGCTCGCCGCCTGGGCGTACCGGCGGGACGAGGGTCGCCGGTTCAGCTGA
- a CDS encoding VOC family protein — translation MSTVPPGTPCWADLATPDLTDARRFYPELFGWTGRITPEPEAGGYTVFLLDGRPVAGAGPPAIPDQVPIWSTYVATDDAELVAGRVERAGGQVVVPPFEVFDRGWMAVFTDPAGATFSVWQPLTMPGAEVFNVPGAMSWNELVTPDPEGAKVFYELVFGWQPDDQAVGALTYTGWRLGARIVAGMMPPLADDFPADLPAYWTVYFAVADADAAAARASELGGTILVPPRDIPAGRFAALRDPQGALFSVIDLGP, via the coding sequence GTGAGCACCGTCCCGCCGGGTACGCCCTGCTGGGCCGACCTGGCCACCCCGGACCTGACCGACGCGCGGCGCTTCTACCCCGAGCTGTTCGGTTGGACCGGCCGGATCACCCCCGAGCCCGAGGCGGGTGGTTACACGGTCTTCCTGCTCGACGGCAGACCGGTCGCGGGCGCGGGCCCGCCGGCGATACCGGACCAGGTGCCGATCTGGTCGACGTACGTCGCCACCGACGACGCGGAACTGGTGGCCGGCCGGGTCGAACGGGCCGGCGGACAGGTCGTCGTACCTCCGTTCGAGGTCTTCGACAGGGGTTGGATGGCGGTCTTCACCGACCCGGCGGGCGCCACGTTCAGCGTGTGGCAGCCCCTGACGATGCCCGGGGCCGAGGTGTTCAACGTGCCGGGCGCGATGAGCTGGAACGAGCTGGTCACCCCCGACCCCGAGGGCGCCAAGGTCTTCTACGAGCTGGTGTTCGGCTGGCAGCCGGACGACCAGGCGGTGGGCGCGCTGACGTACACCGGATGGCGTCTCGGAGCGCGGATCGTCGCCGGGATGATGCCGCCGCTGGCCGACGACTTCCCGGCCGACCTGCCCGCCTACTGGACCGTGTACTTCGCGGTGGCCGACGCGGACGCCGCCGCGGCACGCGCCTCCGAGCTGGGCGGAACGATCCTGGTCCCACCCCGTGACATCCCGGCGGGCCGATTCGCCGCCCTGCGCGACCCCCAGGGCGCCCTCTTCTCCGTCATCGACCTCGGCCCATAA
- a CDS encoding C39 family peptidase codes for MATSRLRAATLAGVTSLTLLATAAPAVATRPPATVHDEQITFQDWSGPADWHRGSRDGTRVLPGARAGVTLARPAGTTEYADPHTGATRTWEYGTWTSPVTGIGFDATELIASWNAETPAGTWIQVEMQGSYTTGDQTPWYVMGRWASGDTDIRRTTVNRQGDPWSTIWTDTFSIDDATAGVLLRSYQLRLTLYRAPGQTAAPVVRMIGAMSSNVPDRFTVPPSAGRIAWGVELPVPRYSQNVHSGHYPEYDGGGEAWCSPTSTEMVVEYWGRRPSAADTSWVDPTYPDPTVNHAARMTYDYAYDGAGNWPFNTAYAASFPGLEGRVTRLHSVDDLERFIAAGIPVVTSQSFLASELDGANYGTSGHLFVVVGFTADGDVIVNDPASSSNDVVRNVYKRAQFEKIWLRTKRTNATGGVSGGSGGVAYLIKPLSKPWPKSPGSTTW; via the coding sequence ATGGCCACATCCCGCCTGCGCGCGGCCACCCTCGCCGGCGTCACCTCGCTCACCCTGCTCGCCACCGCCGCGCCCGCCGTGGCGACCCGCCCGCCCGCCACCGTCCACGACGAGCAGATCACCTTCCAGGACTGGTCCGGGCCCGCCGACTGGCACCGGGGCAGCCGGGACGGCACCCGCGTCCTGCCCGGCGCCCGCGCGGGCGTCACCCTCGCCCGCCCGGCCGGCACGACGGAGTACGCGGACCCGCACACCGGCGCCACCCGCACCTGGGAGTACGGCACCTGGACCTCACCGGTGACCGGGATCGGCTTCGACGCCACCGAGCTGATCGCCTCGTGGAACGCGGAGACCCCCGCCGGCACCTGGATCCAGGTGGAGATGCAGGGCAGCTACACCACCGGTGACCAGACACCGTGGTACGTCATGGGCCGCTGGGCGTCCGGTGACACCGACATCAGGCGGACCACCGTCAACCGGCAGGGCGACCCGTGGTCGACGATCTGGACCGACACCTTCAGCATCGACGACGCCACCGCCGGGGTGCTGCTGCGCTCGTACCAACTGCGGCTGACCCTCTACCGCGCACCCGGCCAGACCGCCGCGCCGGTGGTTCGGATGATCGGCGCGATGAGCTCCAACGTGCCGGACCGGTTCACCGTGCCGCCGAGCGCCGGGCGGATCGCCTGGGGTGTGGAGCTGCCGGTGCCGCGCTACTCGCAGAACGTGCACTCCGGGCACTACCCCGAGTACGACGGCGGGGGCGAGGCCTGGTGCTCGCCCACCTCGACCGAGATGGTGGTCGAGTACTGGGGCCGGCGACCGTCGGCGGCCGACACCTCCTGGGTGGACCCGACCTACCCGGACCCGACCGTCAACCACGCCGCGCGGATGACCTACGACTACGCGTACGACGGCGCCGGCAACTGGCCGTTCAACACCGCGTACGCGGCCAGCTTCCCCGGGCTGGAGGGGCGGGTGACCCGGCTGCACTCGGTGGACGATCTGGAGCGGTTCATCGCCGCCGGCATTCCCGTCGTGACCAGCCAGTCCTTCCTCGCCAGCGAGTTGGACGGGGCGAACTACGGCACGTCCGGGCACCTCTTCGTGGTGGTCGGGTTCACCGCCGACGGCGACGTGATCGTCAACGACCCCGCCTCGTCCAGCAACGACGTCGTCCGCAACGTCTACAAGCGTGCGCAGTTCGAGAAGATCTGGCTGCGTACCAAGCGCACCAACGCCACCGGCGGCGTCTCGGGCGGCTCCGGCGGAGTGGCCTACCTGATCAAGCCGCTGTCCAAGCCCTGGCCCAAGTCCCCCGGTTCCACCACCTGGTAA
- a CDS encoding ABC transporter substrate-binding protein has protein sequence MFRRTPRLFAATLAVAALALGACAEKADDKPSAGTAAAAYPVTVGALTLDKRPEKIVVLSPSATEMLFAIGAGPQVTAVDDQSNYPADAPKTDLSAFQPNAEAIAGRNPDLVVLSDDRNKIVEQLGKLKIPVYQTPAATTLDDSYRQITELGTLTGHADQATDVVTRMKDDIAKLVKDLPQRAEKLTYFHELGPELYSATSKTFIGSLYTLAGLTNIADPADADGKNAGYPQLSQEVIVKADPDFIFLADAKCCQQSADTVKARSGWAGLTAVKNNQVIALDDDVASRWGPRVVDLLRVIIDAVAKVPA, from the coding sequence ATGTTCAGACGTACCCCTCGGCTCTTCGCCGCGACCCTCGCGGTGGCCGCGCTCGCCCTCGGCGCCTGCGCCGAGAAGGCCGACGACAAGCCGAGCGCCGGCACGGCGGCCGCCGCCTACCCGGTCACCGTCGGCGCGCTCACCCTCGACAAGCGCCCCGAGAAGATCGTCGTGCTGTCGCCGAGCGCCACCGAGATGCTCTTCGCGATCGGTGCCGGCCCGCAGGTGACCGCCGTCGACGACCAGTCCAACTATCCGGCCGACGCGCCGAAGACCGACCTCTCCGCGTTCCAGCCGAACGCCGAGGCGATCGCCGGCAGGAACCCCGATCTGGTGGTGCTCTCCGACGACCGCAACAAGATCGTCGAGCAGCTCGGCAAGCTGAAGATCCCGGTCTACCAGACCCCGGCGGCGACCACGCTGGACGACTCGTACCGGCAGATCACCGAGTTGGGCACGCTGACCGGGCACGCCGACCAGGCCACCGACGTGGTGACCCGGATGAAGGACGACATCGCCAAGCTGGTCAAGGACCTGCCGCAGCGGGCCGAGAAGCTCACCTACTTCCACGAGCTGGGCCCGGAGCTGTACAGCGCCACCAGCAAGACCTTCATCGGCTCGCTCTACACACTGGCCGGCCTGACCAACATCGCCGACCCGGCCGACGCGGACGGCAAGAACGCGGGTTATCCGCAGCTGTCCCAGGAGGTCATCGTCAAGGCCGACCCGGACTTCATCTTCCTGGCCGACGCCAAGTGCTGCCAGCAGAGCGCCGACACGGTCAAGGCGCGCAGCGGCTGGGCCGGCCTCACCGCCGTGAAGAACAACCAGGTCATCGCGCTCGACGACGACGTCGCCTCGCGCTGGGGCCCGCGGGTCGTGGACCTGCTCCGGGTGATCATCGACGCGGTCGCCAAGGTGCCCGCGTGA
- a CDS encoding ABC transporter ATP-binding protein gives MSRDVPAVEVRGLHVDLGGTPILTGVDLTVAAGEWVTVIGPNGAGKSTLLRAVGGLLPAPRAITLFGTESAALRRRERARVVATVAQSPVVPAGMSVLDYVLLGRTPYIPALGRESAADVDAVHEVLRRLDLTGFHHRELATLSGGERQRVFLARALAQGATLLLLDEPTSALDIGHQQEVLEVVDQLRRDHGLTVLATMHDLSLAGEYADRMVLLAAGRVVAAGTPSEVLTEHLLATHYRASVRVVPGTHGPIVVPVRPTRAEP, from the coding sequence GTGAGCCGCGACGTGCCCGCCGTCGAGGTGCGGGGGCTGCACGTCGACCTGGGTGGCACGCCCATCCTGACCGGCGTCGACCTCACCGTCGCCGCCGGCGAGTGGGTCACCGTGATCGGCCCGAACGGCGCCGGCAAGTCGACCCTGTTGCGCGCCGTCGGCGGCCTGCTGCCCGCGCCGCGAGCGATCACCCTGTTCGGTACGGAGAGCGCCGCGCTGCGCCGTCGGGAACGGGCCCGGGTGGTGGCCACCGTGGCACAGTCACCGGTGGTGCCGGCGGGCATGTCGGTACTGGACTACGTGCTGCTCGGACGTACCCCGTACATCCCGGCCCTGGGTCGTGAGTCGGCCGCCGACGTCGACGCCGTACACGAGGTGCTGCGCCGGCTGGACCTGACCGGCTTCCACCATCGCGAGCTGGCCACCCTGTCCGGCGGCGAACGGCAACGCGTCTTCCTGGCCCGGGCTCTCGCCCAGGGTGCGACGCTGCTGCTCCTCGACGAGCCGACCAGCGCGCTCGACATCGGCCACCAGCAGGAGGTGCTCGAAGTCGTCGACCAGCTACGCCGCGACCACGGCCTGACCGTCCTGGCCACGATGCACGACCTCTCCCTGGCCGGCGAGTACGCCGACCGGATGGTGCTGCTCGCCGCTGGTCGGGTGGTGGCTGCCGGCACCCCATCCGAGGTGCTGACCGAGCACCTGCTCGCCACCCACTACCGGGCCAGCGTGCGCGTCGTCCCCGGTACGCACGGCCCGATCGTGGTCCCCGTCCGCCCCACCCGCGCCGAGCCGTAG
- a CDS encoding C40 family peptidase, with protein sequence MVYSGRGRRQRRRSPVISPVLRPKLWAALLGAIAAAVLATPAYAEPGVPTTVPDTGSRPAVTGTLQLPGGPPVAGVPAPPVVNVGNGPLATAIAAGETQVGALGEALLVSRQKRVDAQAQVTVAAKALATAQDALLRAQQNADTAAAEAVKEAAALPPGELARDIRGLSRLGQISRGEKVEGGTTGVTGELTRARAGEQEAYQKHATAEAALAAAEAEFTAGETALRTAEASLLKLRRDNAAALIEIERQQEAAEQQIGAGYVTDQNISGMAAHPRAMAAVRYALAQLGDPYKWSEEGPDEFDCSGLMWAAYRSPGADYFDLPRVSRDQYAATRSRTVSQGALLPGDLLFFASGSSWTTIHHVGMYIGNGKMVQAPTTGDVVKISVVRWSRLYAATRVIGAVPAPVVTVPTPPAPKPPTKPTPPPTGKPTPTPSPTKKPTATPTPTGSATPTPTGSATPTPTGSATASPSNSPDSTPTTIPPPPTSAPASKPPTTTPKASTSVTGSGSQTSSPSTAG encoded by the coding sequence ATGGTCTACAGCGGGCGCGGGCGACGGCAGCGACGACGGAGCCCGGTGATCTCGCCGGTGCTGCGGCCGAAGCTCTGGGCTGCCCTGCTCGGTGCGATCGCCGCCGCCGTGCTCGCCACCCCCGCGTACGCGGAGCCCGGGGTGCCGACCACCGTTCCGGACACCGGCAGCCGGCCGGCGGTGACCGGCACGCTCCAGCTACCGGGCGGCCCTCCCGTGGCCGGAGTTCCCGCTCCGCCGGTGGTCAACGTCGGCAACGGCCCCCTGGCCACCGCGATTGCCGCGGGCGAGACGCAGGTGGGCGCGCTCGGCGAGGCGTTACTGGTGAGCCGACAGAAACGCGTCGACGCGCAGGCGCAGGTCACCGTGGCAGCCAAGGCGCTGGCGACCGCACAGGACGCGCTGCTGCGTGCCCAGCAGAACGCCGACACCGCCGCCGCCGAAGCCGTCAAGGAGGCCGCCGCCCTGCCCCCCGGCGAGCTGGCCCGGGACATCCGTGGGCTGAGCCGACTCGGACAGATCAGCCGGGGCGAGAAGGTCGAGGGCGGCACCACAGGCGTGACCGGGGAGCTGACCCGCGCCCGCGCCGGTGAGCAGGAGGCGTACCAGAAGCACGCCACCGCCGAGGCCGCGCTCGCCGCCGCCGAGGCGGAGTTCACCGCGGGCGAGACGGCGCTCCGCACTGCCGAGGCGAGCCTGCTCAAGCTCCGCCGGGACAACGCCGCCGCGCTGATCGAGATCGAGCGCCAGCAGGAGGCCGCCGAGCAGCAGATCGGCGCCGGTTACGTCACCGACCAGAACATCAGCGGCATGGCCGCGCACCCCCGGGCGATGGCGGCGGTCCGCTACGCGCTCGCCCAGCTCGGCGACCCGTACAAGTGGTCCGAGGAGGGGCCGGACGAGTTCGACTGCTCCGGCCTGATGTGGGCGGCGTACCGGTCACCGGGCGCCGACTACTTCGACCTGCCCCGGGTCTCCCGCGACCAGTACGCCGCCACCCGGAGCCGCACCGTCTCGCAGGGCGCGCTGCTCCCCGGCGACCTGCTCTTCTTCGCCTCGGGCAGCAGCTGGACGACGATCCACCACGTCGGCATGTACATCGGCAACGGCAAGATGGTGCAGGCCCCCACCACCGGCGACGTCGTCAAGATCTCGGTCGTCCGCTGGTCCCGGCTGTACGCCGCCACCCGGGTGATCGGCGCGGTGCCGGCACCGGTGGTGACCGTTCCGACCCCGCCCGCCCCGAAGCCACCCACCAAGCCGACGCCCCCGCCGACCGGCAAGCCCACGCCCACGCCCTCGCCGACCAAGAAGCCGACGGCGACGCCGACGCCGACCGGGTCGGCCACGCCCACGCCGACCGGCAGCGCCACGCCCACGCCGACCGGCAGCGCCACGGCGAGCCCGTCGAACAGTCCGGACAGCACCCCGACCACCATTCCCCCGCCGCCGACCAGCGCGCCGGCCAGCAAGCCTCCGACGACCACGCCGAAGGCCAGCACCAGCGTGACCGGCAGCGGCAGCCAGACGAGCAGCCCGAGCACCGCGGGCTGA
- a CDS encoding iron ABC transporter permease, whose translation MSAAGSPPVARPAGLRKRWLVAGLLAVLVALVAGVSLGPVSLPPGSVAAELLNLLPGVHLDSGLTEREIAIVTELRLPRVVLGLLVGGLLALAGGCYQGVFRNPLADPYLLGVAAGAGLAVTAAIALGGAGREGTLTGLPLTIPLAAFAGSLLAVTMTYVLGAAGGRRSSPAMLILAGVAVSAFLSAGQTYLLQQHADSIQPVYSWLLGRLATAGWHDVLLVLPYAALTTVVVLLHRRELDVLTVGDDEARSLGLHPQRTRYLLIAAASLGTAAAVSATGLIGFVGIIVPHTVRLLAGSSYRVILPMSLLFGGAFLALTDVVARTAAAPTEVPIGVVTALLGGPFFVLVLRTARRVLT comes from the coding sequence GTGTCGGCCGCCGGGTCGCCGCCGGTGGCCCGGCCGGCCGGGCTACGGAAGCGCTGGCTGGTCGCCGGGCTGCTCGCGGTGCTCGTCGCGCTCGTCGCCGGGGTGTCGCTCGGCCCGGTGAGCCTGCCCCCGGGCAGCGTCGCCGCCGAGCTGCTCAACCTGTTGCCCGGGGTGCACCTGGACAGCGGGTTGACCGAGCGTGAGATCGCGATCGTCACCGAGCTACGCCTGCCCCGGGTGGTGCTGGGTCTGCTCGTCGGCGGCCTGCTCGCCCTCGCCGGAGGGTGTTACCAGGGGGTGTTCCGCAATCCGCTGGCCGACCCGTACCTGCTCGGAGTGGCCGCCGGGGCCGGTCTCGCGGTCACCGCGGCGATCGCCCTCGGCGGCGCCGGCCGGGAGGGCACGCTCACCGGGCTGCCGTTGACCATTCCGCTGGCCGCGTTCGCCGGATCGCTGCTCGCCGTGACGATGACCTACGTGCTCGGCGCGGCCGGCGGTCGGCGCAGCTCACCGGCCATGCTGATCCTTGCCGGGGTCGCGGTCTCCGCCTTCCTCTCCGCCGGGCAGACGTACCTGCTGCAACAGCACGCCGACAGCATCCAACCGGTCTACTCCTGGCTGCTCGGCCGGCTGGCCACCGCCGGCTGGCACGACGTGCTGCTGGTGCTGCCGTACGCGGCGCTGACCACTGTGGTGGTGCTGCTGCACCGCCGCGAGCTGGACGTCCTCACGGTCGGCGACGACGAGGCGCGCAGTCTCGGCCTGCACCCGCAACGGACCCGCTACCTGCTGATCGCCGCCGCCTCCCTGGGCACCGCGGCGGCGGTCTCCGCGACCGGCCTGATCGGCTTCGTCGGCATCATCGTGCCGCACACCGTCCGGCTGCTCGCCGGGTCGAGCTATCGGGTGATCCTGCCGATGTCACTGCTCTTCGGCGGTGCGTTCCTGGCGCTCACCGACGTGGTGGCCCGCACCGCCGCCGCGCCGACCGAGGTGCCGATCGGGGTGGTGACCGCCCTGCTGGGCGGCCCGTTCTTCGTCCTCGTGCTGCGTACCGCCCGGCGGGTGCTCACGTGA